TGGAGTACTTGTATTAGACCAAAATAACTGTAGTACTACAGCTTTCTTTTGTTGTTCCCAATAAATGACACCATATTTTTCTGATCTCCCATATATGGAGGTGGCTTTGCAGAATTGCAGGTAGACATTCTATCTATATTTTGGTCTTCCAGCAGTTAAAAGATGCTCTAAGGAGTAAGGGAAATGCTGCATTTCAGTCCACAGATTATAGCTCAGCAAAGGTAAAGTTGCTGTAGCAAAATTCAAAATGATTAAAAGATCGGTTACTCAAATGTGTAAGATCGAACGCTTAATTGACAAAGTTTGAAgcttatttttatcattttccgaaacataaatatttctgATCATGTAGCAAGTCATGTGTATGTTATAGTAATAGACTGTTTCCTAACTACCCAACAGAGACAAACATACTTAAGGTATGGAGTGCttgttttctttcaaaaaaaaaaaaaaaggagccCTTGATTTCTTTGTCATTATCAACCcttgcatattgtgaacaaGCCTCAATATCAAAATGAGTGCAGTTTGCAAATTCCCATCTCACAAAAACTTGGAAAAAGTGTCAGTTACTATGAAAATGACAAAATCTCCTTTGTTTTCTTACTTAAACATTGTTAATTGCTCCACTAATTGACTGAAATGGACACTTTTAAACTGGACAgatgagaaaatgaagaaaaaaaaaagtaaaaaatttagtcaattctGACTAGTACCAAAAGTCAGTGCAACATTTTCCCAAAAACTACTCAAATTTCTAGCAGTGGGGCTGCATTTAATTGGAGATGAAGCCATTGGCAACAGAGAAGTGTCCCTCCTTGTGGAAACATTACTCAAGTTTGTCCCTTTTTATCTCCCTTGACTAGACTTATTATCATTCACTTGTTCATCTTCTCTTTTTCCCTTGAATACCACCCTCAAAAATATAATCTTGACTTCCCAAACATTCTTCCCCTTCTGGGCTCTGAACATACTTAAATCAACTTACCTATAATGGCTCCTGCTTCTGCATTCAAATGCTACAATCTTGTCCTCCTTACAATAATCCTCATCTTTCCTGTCTCACATTTACTTTCTATATCAGGTAATAACAAATCCCAGCTCAACCCTTTTCAGAACAAAGTATATTTCCCTCATTTTTACCTTTTACACGACACTTCTTGAATTGTTGATTTCTTGCTATTTAAGTTAATTGTCAtcactttatataactaaacaTTTTTGTGTTCTTTAATGTGTAATGCAGTTGCGGCGAGTGGTTCGGGTGAGGGAAATGAAATGGTGCAGCAAAAGAAGAAGATATTGGGTTCAAGGCCACCAGCTTGTGTAAACAAATGCTTTAGTTGCAGGCCTTGCATGGCCACTCTGGTTATTCCTCCTCACCATACCAAGTCGAAAACTGCTACTACTACTAGTAATTACAGAAAATCTAACAAATATTCAAGCGATGAAGATGATACTTATTATCTCCTCTCCTGGAAATGCAAATGTGGAAATAAGGTTTATCAACCTTAATTAAATTTCTTAATGCAAATTTACCCCAGAATTGATCTGGGCATCTACTTATTAGTGTATGTATTTAACAATCTAGTCTCTGTATTATTGAGTTTATATGTTGATTTCAGTAATCTGTTGGATAAGTCCATTAATTTGTGTGCGAACTTTGGTACAGTATAATACTGGTATGGATTCGGTGTAAATAATTACTCAAAACAAAAAATCCGTAGGTGAAAAACAATGGATTCAGTTTATGTCATCAGCAGGTACAAATATATGTAAACAGGTACAGGATTGAAGTATATTTATGGATGAAAAGAGTAGGATTAGCTATCTGTAAACACATCAATCAGCTTGCTTAACCAGGATTCCCCTGCTATTATTTCAAATCAACGTTGGAGTAGCAGTGGCCTGTTGTTGTCTTTTACCTCCTCTGTTGAATCCACTTTTGTCTTTTACTTC
This genomic window from Daucus carota subsp. sativus chromosome 7, DH1 v3.0, whole genome shotgun sequence contains:
- the LOC108195654 gene encoding EPIDERMAL PATTERNING FACTOR-like protein 2 encodes the protein MAPASAFKCYNLVLLTIILIFPVSHLLSISVAASGSGEGNEMVQQKKKILGSRPPACVNKCFSCRPCMATLVIPPHHTKSKTATTTSNYRKSNKYSSDEDDTYYLLSWKCKCGNKVYQP